In Rhodopirellula halodulae, a single window of DNA contains:
- the truA gene encoding tRNA pseudouridine(38-40) synthase TruA: MPTGSGQTPNKDDEVNPDESFQHEQSDQAPREEQHSFSGRTFHLTVSYDGSNYCGWQVQPDHVSVQAEIENVVRPLAGKPVRVLGSGRTDAGVHAVGQVARCQLSNWSAGPDALMRAINSKLPDDIRVREVRETRERFHPIADAIGKQYQYLVQVGGGRDPFFHRYVHRVPGPLDHDKMQAAAEKFVGRHDFRAFQGTGAERPSTVRTIDSAKWLLREISGPTGVPLEGEHWCFQIEGEGFLYNMVRNLIGTMLEVGRGKQSLDWIDHVLDSRDRKQAGPTAPPQGLYLCRVDYPDEIFVLD, translated from the coding sequence ATGCCAACTGGTAGCGGCCAAACACCGAACAAAGACGATGAAGTGAATCCTGACGAATCATTCCAACACGAACAATCCGATCAGGCACCACGCGAGGAGCAACACAGCTTTTCTGGCCGCACGTTCCACCTGACGGTTTCATACGACGGAAGCAACTACTGCGGTTGGCAGGTCCAACCCGATCATGTTTCCGTGCAGGCCGAGATCGAAAACGTCGTGCGACCTTTGGCGGGCAAGCCTGTCCGAGTGCTCGGGAGTGGCCGAACGGACGCGGGCGTTCACGCGGTGGGACAAGTCGCCCGATGCCAACTGTCAAACTGGTCGGCGGGGCCCGACGCATTGATGCGAGCCATCAACAGCAAACTACCCGACGACATTCGAGTTCGGGAAGTCCGCGAAACGCGTGAGCGTTTTCATCCGATCGCCGATGCGATCGGAAAACAGTATCAGTATCTCGTTCAAGTGGGCGGCGGACGCGATCCCTTTTTTCATCGATACGTCCATCGCGTGCCGGGACCGCTGGATCATGACAAGATGCAAGCCGCGGCGGAGAAATTCGTCGGCCGTCACGACTTTCGTGCGTTCCAAGGAACGGGAGCGGAACGTCCGTCGACGGTCCGCACGATCGATTCCGCCAAGTGGCTACTACGAGAGATCAGCGGTCCAACCGGCGTTCCTTTGGAGGGCGAACATTGGTGCTTTCAAATTGAAGGCGAAGGCTTCCTTTACAACATGGTTCGCAACTTGATCGGAACCATGTTGGAGGTCGGTCGCGGCAAGCAAAGTTTGGACTGGATCGATCATGTGCTCGACAGTCGCGATCGCAAGCAGGCTGGACCGACCGCACCGCCGCAGGGTCTGTACCTGTGCCGCGTCGACTATCCGGACGAAATCTTTGTGCTGGACTGA
- a CDS encoding serine/threonine protein kinase, with protein sequence MRRSIAAGVVTLDEIKTVVASLMADDRKFTPQRLADGMMNAGLLTHWQSSKLLAGKSKGFFLGAYKLLRPLGKGGMGMVYLGEHNVMKRQMALKILNSDSSRDERRIQRFQEEARASAQLDHSNIVRAYDFNQSNGKLYIVMEYVDGIDMHQVVARDGVMSVAAALDAVYQAANGLAHAHERGIIHRDIKPSNLMLRSDGVVKVSDMGLARIGWSESTGDPNKRRLTGTADFVAPEQALNSHSVDARADIYSLGCTLFFLLTGRPPFKGDTVAQRLAKHQTAPIPDVRKLRPDCPEPLAHLLTRMMAKKPADRPPSALELIGQFDRIRRSAGLKQKNHQPLAAIASTQDTLADSQLYQATMEDQSVFSGSDPDESIYEPEEFDFSTLPDIGAATTPSAFPGSTAGLPPSPPMPASSLPSSKTSTPRDNDQSQTLMLGMGLAIAVIALMTVVGMAVYTISKPEDKASPKIKAMESGKQVVVIEGG encoded by the coding sequence GTGCGACGATCCATCGCCGCCGGTGTTGTGACATTGGATGAGATCAAGACCGTGGTTGCTTCGCTGATGGCGGATGACCGAAAGTTCACCCCACAACGCCTCGCGGATGGCATGATGAACGCGGGGCTGCTGACTCATTGGCAGTCCAGCAAGCTTCTTGCGGGAAAGAGCAAAGGCTTCTTCCTGGGCGCGTACAAATTGCTTCGGCCGCTGGGCAAAGGCGGCATGGGCATGGTGTACCTGGGGGAACACAACGTCATGAAGCGGCAGATGGCGTTGAAGATTCTGAATTCCGATTCCAGTCGCGACGAACGTCGTATTCAGCGGTTTCAAGAAGAAGCCCGAGCGTCAGCGCAATTGGATCATTCAAACATCGTCCGCGCGTATGACTTCAATCAATCCAACGGCAAGCTCTACATCGTCATGGAGTACGTCGACGGAATTGACATGCATCAAGTGGTCGCGCGCGATGGCGTCATGTCCGTCGCCGCCGCATTGGACGCGGTTTACCAAGCCGCCAATGGTTTGGCTCACGCGCACGAACGCGGGATCATTCACCGCGACATCAAACCATCCAACCTGATGTTGCGAAGTGATGGCGTGGTCAAAGTCAGCGACATGGGGCTGGCACGCATTGGTTGGTCAGAAAGCACCGGCGATCCAAATAAGCGACGACTGACGGGGACCGCCGACTTCGTCGCACCCGAGCAAGCGCTGAACAGTCACAGCGTGGATGCGCGAGCCGACATTTATTCGCTCGGCTGCACGTTGTTCTTCCTGCTGACGGGCCGACCACCGTTCAAGGGCGACACGGTCGCACAGCGTTTGGCCAAACATCAAACCGCCCCCATCCCGGACGTTCGCAAACTTCGACCGGACTGTCCCGAACCGCTCGCTCATTTGCTCACGCGAATGATGGCAAAGAAGCCCGCAGACCGTCCCCCGTCGGCTTTGGAATTGATCGGTCAATTCGATCGCATCCGTCGCTCCGCAGGATTGAAACAAAAGAATCATCAACCGCTCGCCGCGATCGCATCGACCCAAGACACCTTGGCCGATAGTCAGCTCTACCAAGCGACGATGGAGGACCAATCAGTCTTCAGCGGCTCCGACCCGGACGAATCGATTTACGAACCCGAAGAATTCGACTTCAGCACGCTGCCTGACATTGGTGCCGCGACCACCCCGAGTGCCTTTCCCGGAAGCACCGCCGGCTTGCCGCCGTCGCCGCCGATGCCCGCGTCCAGTTTGCCTTCCTCCAAAACATCAACGCCCCGCGACAACGACCAGAGCCAAACGCTGATGCTGGGGATGGGATTGGCAATCGCAGTCATCGCATTGATGACGGTCGTCGGAATGGCTGTCTACACGATCTCGAAGCCTGAAGACAAAGCGTCTCCCAAGATCAAGGCGATGGAAAGTGGCAAGCAGGTTGTCGTGATTGAGGGCGGTTGA
- a CDS encoding FHA domain-containing protein gives MTDSSAQLILATGSRAGLVAPIHTGYYMIGRDRECQIRPKSRSVSRRHCLLHWEIPDGSPPRFRIFDLDSTSGTRVDGTRIPKRTWVELVDGAELRCGKIAFELTIQDGTRIDAGSIRTDAEKTSSATVSSADTVISDPESQTLPGVEPAVSRGIAESTNAKIDAKPARKQRSETPAFSLIQGEAWQEVDIASFLQAEDDVAREARYDNIRAKTAAQDAAASESGIFDADEDFFDDDVADNETNAPSSQRDADRGSTSNSAPSRAAKRASSGGPSVLQRIDWDKVKLLAACVMTVGVIVFGAYQAVQFWSGPEVRIVDGID, from the coding sequence GTGACCGATAGCTCCGCCCAACTGATTCTCGCCACCGGCAGCCGAGCTGGTTTAGTGGCACCGATCCACACCGGTTACTACATGATCGGTCGGGATCGTGAATGTCAGATTCGGCCCAAGAGTCGATCGGTCAGTCGGCGGCATTGCTTGCTGCACTGGGAAATTCCCGATGGCTCGCCGCCGCGTTTTCGAATCTTCGATCTGGACAGCACCAGCGGCACTCGGGTCGATGGCACTCGCATACCAAAACGCACGTGGGTCGAACTGGTCGACGGCGCCGAGCTTCGCTGCGGAAAAATCGCGTTCGAACTGACGATCCAAGACGGAACGCGAATCGATGCCGGGTCGATTCGCACCGATGCTGAAAAAACATCTTCGGCCACGGTCAGCAGTGCTGACACGGTGATCAGCGATCCGGAATCGCAGACTCTGCCCGGCGTTGAGCCAGCCGTTTCGCGAGGAATTGCCGAATCCACCAACGCGAAGATCGACGCCAAACCGGCACGAAAACAACGCTCGGAAACGCCAGCTTTCTCGTTGATTCAAGGTGAGGCTTGGCAGGAAGTCGACATCGCGTCGTTCTTGCAGGCCGAAGACGACGTCGCCCGCGAAGCTCGCTATGACAACATCCGAGCGAAGACGGCGGCTCAAGACGCAGCCGCATCGGAGTCAGGAATCTTCGACGCGGATGAAGATTTTTTTGACGATGACGTGGCGGACAACGAAACGAATGCTCCATCTAGCCAACGAGACGCTGATCGCGGTTCGACCTCGAACTCGGCACCTTCGCGGGCGGCTAAGCGGGCCTCGAGCGGCGGTCCCAGCGTCTTGCAACGCATCGATTGGGACAAAGTCAAGCTGTTGGCGGCCTGCGTGATGACGGTTGGCGTCATCGTGTTTGGTGCCTACCAAGCCGTTCAATTCTGGAGCGGACCCGAAGTGCGGATTGTGGACGGAATCGACTGA